The genomic DNA TTAATGGCGTAACCCACATGGAGCTATTGAGGTAACGATAAGTACTCGACTTGGAAAGAGCACACTGACCCATCAATATTTCCATCGAAACCCGACTAATCTTTGTTATCACACCTTCTAAGTTTTTGCTTTTTATGGGGAGCAAGGGGTCCCATAATCAAAATCCCCCGATTAGTGGCCGAAACAGCAAGAGCTATTTTTAGGCATGGTTCAATGCAAGCCTTGCGTGAAAGTGTTGCTAAGGTAAAGTCATTGGGATACCTTGACTTTACTTCTTGGAAAATCAATAAAGATGGCTATCTCTTCCTAACCCCTGGGAAGAGGTCAGAATTGTTTAAACTGCTTGAAAATAGTGGATTTTTCGAGTTTCACGAAACCAAGATAAGTAAGGATAGTGTTTATCAACATCAAGTTAGCAAATTCTTGGCCACGGGCTATGAGCTTTATGGTAGAGGTTACTACGCACGTAAAGGAGAGGTAGAAATCCATCACCTGGACGGAAACCAACAAAATAATGATCCTCGTAACCTACGATATGTTAGTCCGGGCTTGAATTATTTCATTGCGCGTTCCCTAAGATTTCCTTACACGGGAAACCAGTCAAACCGGATTACAGAGAGTGCTGAAGAAGCAAGAAATATGCTCAGATTAAGTTTAAAACGTACCCTCAATGTTCGAGGAAAAAGATTCAGTCAAGAGCAATTAGATTTTCTATTAAGCCTTAGAATAGAACAGGTACAGAATATCTTAGATGAGTGGTATCGCGCAGATAATAGCTACAATAATCTCATTAATAAAAGGGTTGAACAATTTTCACTGACTATGACTGCAGAGAGCATTCTAGGGAAGCTCTAAATGTCGTAAAAGGGGATGAAAATTTCCTTAAGTTATTAATCCTTGTACTTCATCAGGATGGAGGCTTATAGTCATTTCAAATAATTGCGAGACTGCTTAAGTCTTTATTGACAAGCTTTAATTACTACGGGTTCACTATGAAAGATGACCGTTATCCCTCCGACTGGTCTCAGTTGGCTCTACAGAAAAAGCAATCTGTTAATTGGACCTGTGAGTGGTGCGGGGTGCAATGCCTCAAACCTGGAGAGGGAAAGGATTGTCCAAGGAAGAAGGGTATAGGCTTATGATGGCAGTGCATCACTGTGATTATGATCCAGGTAATAACTCCCCCAGTAATTTGAAGGCTCTTTGCTCCCCCTGTCATCTTCACTATCACCGCAGGCAACAGGGGAACGTCACACCGGGGCAGTTGAGGTTGAAGTTTTCTTGCCTAATCTAATAATGACAATTAAAGTTGTCATTGACATTTTTGGACTGTGTGTTTAGGATAGTTCCATGAGCACATTGCAACAATTCAGCCAAGCCCCGAAACCTTGGTCCCTCGACGAATTTGTGGAAATAGTCAACGGATTATTGCCCCAATTTCTACCGGAAGAAAAGTCCCATACCAGGGTGCGGGAGGAGATGACTTCCCGGTTGGTGAGGCATTACACCGGCATGGGATTGTTGGATGAACCTCTCAAGGAGGGCCGAGAAGCCCGTTACCTCTACCGCCATCTTTTACAAGCCCTATTGGTGCGGCGTTTATTGGTGGAGGGTTACGGAGCTAGTGCCATCGACAATTTAGCCAAATCAAAAACCAATCAAGAACTAGAAGCATTACTCCAGGGCGGGGTGGTACTAACCCTAACCCCTGCTAATCCAGCCCTGAATTTCCTGCAAGAAATTCAACAAAGGTCGGCTAAATCTGCCCCTGCTCCATCCCAGTCCAGGAAAGTTGGGAAAGCTGATGATTCTAATTTAGAAAAAACTGCATTGCCAACCCCTTCCATTTGGACAAGGTTAGTGATTCTGCCTGGTTTAGAAGTCCATGTCCGCAATGATTTTTTGTTACCCAGTACCCATCAAGAGCAACAGAATCTTTGGCAACGGATTTTACAAAGTCTTTCCTCAATCAAGAAAAAAAGGTTTAACCAATGAATACGCCCCAAGTTACTTTTATTCCCCTCAAAAATGCTGTCTGTTCTGAACGGGCCGTCACCCTAGATTTAATTATTCGGATTACTCCCCTTTCTCCACCAGCAATGGATCAGCCCCGGCCAAGCTTGAACTTGGGGTTTGTTATTGATCGTTCTGGTTCTATGGAAGGTCATAATAAAATCACCTATGCCCGCCAAGCAGTGTGCTACGCCATTGACCAACTTTCCCCCGGCGATCGCCTGAGTGTGACCATCTTTGATGACCAGGTGCAAACCCTTATTCCTAGTACGCTAGCAAAGGATAAAGCCCAATTAAAACAGCTAGTGCAGGGGGTGAGACCTGGAGGTTGTACTGACTTGCATGGTGGTTGGCTCCAGGGAGGTATCCAAGTAAGCCAAAATCTCAATACTGAATTGAACCGGATTATTTTGTTGTCCGATGGTTTAGCTAATCAAGGGGAAACTAATCCTGATGTCATTGCCACCGATGCCCATGATTTAGCTCAACGGGGAGCCAGTACCACCACCTTGGGATTGGGGGATGACTACAACGAAGATTTGCTCGAAGCCATGGCCCGCAGTGGGGACGGCAATTATTACTATGTTGCTGATGCGGAACAATTACCGACTATTTTTGAACGGGAATTGCAGGGTCTGGCTTCCACCTATGGCAATAGGGTGACGTTGGCGGCCACTTCCCAGGCCGGTGTGCAGGTGTTGGATCTGTTGAATGATTTTGAGTTGGATAACCAAGGTCGTTCCCAGCTTCCCAATCTCATTTATGGCAACCCCATTGATGTGGTAGTGCGGCTAAAAGTCCCGGCTCTGAAAGAGGAACAGCCCCTGGGGACAGTGGTGCTTAGTTGGATAAATGGAGAGAGGCAGGAACAGACTGTAACCGCTAGCTTCCAATTGCCGGTGCTGACTAAAGCGGAATTTGAAGCCCTACCCCTTAACCAAGAAGTACAACAACAGGTGGCATTGATGATGTCGACCCGGGCCAAAAAGGAAGCCATGGAGAGGGTTGATCGGGGCGATTATGGTGGAGCTGGGCAGGTGTTACAGTCAGCCCGACAGGAGATTATGGGGGCTAATTTGCCGATGTCGGCCCCGGAAGCGGCGGCATTGGAAGATTTGGAAGAAAAGTTGAATGAGCGGCAGTTCAAGTCCTACCGCAAAATGTCCAGTGCCCAAAATTATCGACGCAATTATAATCGCTCTGCGGGGCATTCTGACTTACTTTATGCTTTCCAAAAGGTCCCCCGGCTGGGGGATATTACCAAGGAAAAAGTAGAAGCCATTGTCAATTCCACAGATCGTAATTTGTCCGATAGTGGTGCTTTATCCCGGGTCATTCATCGGGGGGCGGGGCCCGAATTGTTGCAGGCTTGCCGGGATTTACAGGGTTGTACCGTGGGGGGAGCCAAATTAACCCCTGGCTTTAATCTCCGTGCCAATTGGGTAATTCATACTGTGGCTCCAAAGTGGAAAGGGGGGAACCACGGTGAGGAAGAGCTATTAATCAGTTGTTACCAAAACTGTTTGCAGTTAGCGGTGTCCCACGGTATTCGTAGTCTGGCTTTTCCGGCGATCGCCTGTGGAGCCATGGGTTTTCCCTCGGAAATAGCGGCCCGCATTGCCCTTGAAACCGTTAGTAATTTTCTTCTCTCCAATATGGCGATCGGTTCGGTGGCTTTTGTTTGTGCCGATAAGACAACTTTGCAGTATTACCAAGAGGCATTTCAACGGGTGGTGGCTTGGTGATGTACTCTGGGCTATTCCTAATAAGTAGTCAAGCTATGATTAAGTTATTTCAGTCAGTTAAAGTTTTTTGTCTCTTTTGCAATTTTAAAATATTAATTACCGAAAATGAACAAACCTAATCTGTTGCTACAGCGTATCACAATTGACCCAGCTATATGCCATGGAAAACCTTGTATCCGTGGTCTCCGTTATCCTGTGGAAACTATATTGGAACTCCTCAGTTCTGGTATGACCATTGAAGAAATTCTTGAAGACTATGAAGACTTAGAGCGGGATGATATTTTTGCAGTGTTAGCCTATGCCACCAAGTTGACCCAAGTAAAAAGCATCCATAAAGTTATCGTATGAAATTCCTTGTTGATGCTCAATTGCCTGTTCGTTTATCTTATCTTCTTAAATCCATGGGTTATGATTCAGTTCACACAAAAGAGTTAGCTTTAAGAAATGCTACACCAGACACAGAAATTAATCTGATTTCAATTTCTGAACAAGGGATTGTGATTACCAAAGATTCAGATTTTTGGGATTCATTTTATATTCGACAACAACCTTATAAACTTTTATTGGTTACGACAGGGAATATTAAAAATAAAGAATTGGAGGACATTTTTATAAAAAACTTAGAAAAAATAACTAAATTATTTGAGGATTATTCTTTAATTGAAATGAGTCGAGATACAGTTACAGTTCATCAATAAAATTAGTAATCAAGTTATCTTAAATTTTCCGTTATTAAAAATATGGTCACTAACTCAATATCGGGAAATTATTAATCTAATAACGAGTCCCTATAATGGCTTTGCCGTTTCCAGATCAACTTTAGTAAAAAAATTTTAAAGTCAAATTTTACGAAATGTTAACAGGGGTTCGCCAACTTGATCCGTATTTTAAAAACTGGGATAGCATTATCGCAATTGGGCAGAAAACGGCGATCACCAAGGCTGACATCACTGTTGTCGACACGGCCTTGGAACCACAAAGCATACTATTTTTGTTCGTTTCTTCAATTGATAAACACTTAGAGGTATAACAATGACTGCTCAACCCCTGACTGCTGAGTTTGCTATTGAGCAATTAAAAATACTTTGTCAAGATGGTGACGTTTCCGAAGCTTTTCCGAATTTTGATAAGAGTAGCTATGATTATCAAGATATAAGAAAGTGTTTGAAAAGTTTTAAGCAAGCCTTTGAAGCATGAGATGAACCATGGCAACATAGAGCATTGTCTCACTGGTGGTAGGTAAATATTCATAATCCTTGCTTAAACGACGATAGCGACCAAACCAAGCAAAAGTGCGCTCGACTACCCAACGGCGGGGTAGGACTTCAAAGCCTTTTTGTCCCTGCTTTTTGCTGACCACATTCAAGGTCCAACCAAAAGTATGCTCCACCCAGTAAATAAAATCCTTTCCGCCAAAGGTGCTGTCAGTCCATATAACTTGCAGACACTGCCAAAGGGGAGCAAACCAGGTGCCAAGTAGAATCAGACCCTGATGGTCAGAGCGATGGGCACCATGGACGACAACATCGAGAAGTAATCCCATGGTATCCACGAGGATTGTGCGTTTACGACCATTGACCTTTTTTCCACCGTCATAGCCAGTTTCTTGCCCAGTTCCAGCCTTTTTAAGTGACTGTGAATCTAAACAACCGGCACTAGGGTGAGTATTTCTTCCAGCTTTGAGCCGAACTTTCTCACGGAAGATACGGTTTAATTTTTTCCAGGTACCATCTTCGTGCCATTGCTGGAAATAACCATAGACCGTTCGCCATTTAGGAAAATCATGGGGCAGAAGTCGCCAGGCACACCCCGTTCTGAGCATGTAAAAATAGCATTGAGTATCTCCCTCAGACTAGTTTTCCGTTTTCTTCCCCCAGTTTTTGCTTTGGGTAAATGAGGTTCTACCAATTGCCACTGGCTATCTGTGATGTCCGTGCTGTAAAATTCTCGGATTATCATTAATTATGGTGAAAATTTTATTCTTTTCACCATTTTCCATTCTTCACCCTACTTTTCAAACACGCTCTAAGAGTGATAGTGACCGAAGCAAATGCAAGTGAACGCATCGTCACAGCTTATGCTCTGATGAGTTTGCTTGAAGAAGGAACTCAACTCCTCGAGTCTGTCAAGAGCATGTTAGTAGACCAGGGTTATCGAGGTGATACCTTTGGGTTAGCCATCTGGCTCTTAATTCAAGCCAAAGTCCAGGTGATTAGTCGTTCAGGGAAGTCTTTTGAGGTCTTACCAAAAAGATGGATTATCGAGAGGACGCTCGGTTGGTTGAACTGGTATCGTCGTTTGAGTAAGGATTATGAGCATCTACCAGAAATGAGCGAAGCGGCTATTTATGCCGTGATGACTCGCATTATGTTGCGTCGTCTTTCTGCTACTTCTACCACTTTATAAATGGGCTCTTAGATCGTCTTGGTCGCAGTACCCGGCATTTAATTGATTTGATTACTACTTTAGATGGTCAAGGAATTCATTTTAAGAGTCTGACTGATTCTATTGATACCAGTTCTCCTTCTGGGCGTTTTTTCTTCCGTATTATGGCTAGTCTGGCTGAAATGGAGCGTGATTTGATGATTGAACGTACTCGAGCCGGTCTTCTCATTGCACGTCAATTGGGTCATAAGAGTGGACGTAAATGTAAAATGACTGATAGCAAGATTGAATCGGGCAAAGCTCTTCTCGCCCTTGGTCTTCCTCCCAGGGATGTTGCTAAGGATCTTGGGGTCTCTATTCCTACCTTCTATCGTTGGATTCCAGCTTCTTCTCTTTCTTAGCCTAGGTCTGCTACCCCTATATTTAGAAGCGTGGCTAAATGCTCAAATCCCCTATTTATAAGCTTTCTTATTGCTTAGCGTACGTTTTTTTCCCTTTTCTGTTGTGACCCCAATAATAAATCTTGTTCAATTCCTCATCGATAAAAGCCATCAACTTTTGCGTGGCATACTAGCTATCCATTAGGACAGTGGAGAAGCTCAGTTGTTTTTGCTCCACTCCATGCTGGAGCATCTCTTTAACGTGGTCTAGTTTGCTTTTCCTATCTGCTTTTTTGTCGTACAGACGGTAATCAATCACCCAGTATCGCCCTATTCCTGGGTTTACATAAACACAACTGACCAAGCCGATGCCCTTGACTAACCCGCCGGCGTTACCACTGTACTGCCAGTAGCTCGATTCGATTTTCTCGTTATAACTTTTGTCGAGGACCGTATCGTCGAAAACTATATATCCTTTTGATGATTCAATCAGCTCTGATTTTACTTGTTGCCACAGAAGACGGGGGGTGAGTTTTACCCCTTGCAAGTAACGTTTAATCCGGTCATGGCTGATACCTTCAAGGTGCTCTGCCAGATTCGTTAGGGTGTAATTTACTGGACTGCTCAGTAGATACTGGCAGTAATCCAAACGACTAAAAGATCTCATTTCACCACTTTACCTCTTTCCTCTCTGCGTAAGTCCTGTCAATGTTGCATCCCTTGCTGTCGTTGTAGAAGCACTTCATGAACAGGCTAAAAGCCTTTGCGTTAAGTATGGTTTCATGACTTTTCAGCAAGAGCCAATGAAGTTATATTTGCCAATGCAGACCATTGCCAAGCTCTTTTGAGTATGACAGTTTATCTATACCTCATCAAGGTCAAAAATTCTTGTCGCTGATTCAAGATCTGAGATGATGACATAGAATTTGCCGGTGCCTTTATTCTGATCAAGATACCAACCATCATAGAAGCCATATTTTTCAGTAAAGTATTTTTCTAAAGCGGCTTCTAGATTTTTTTCATTTCCTTCCCCCACTAGACTTGAGGGACAATGATCCGAAGCCCTACGATTACTAAGAAGAGGAGAAATATTAAATTTATAGCCAAAGAAACCTTTGCTTATGGTGCTTTTGTTGATGTAGCCATAGTCATAACCATCTTTACGAATACGAATAGTTTGTTTCTTGGGTCCAGTATATTTAATCTTAAAACCAGCTTCAGTTAAACG from Synechocystis sp. PCC 6714 includes the following:
- a CDS encoding MerR family transcriptional regulator, with the translated sequence MSTLQQFSQAPKPWSLDEFVEIVNGLLPQFLPEEKSHTRVREEMTSRLVRHYTGMGLLDEPLKEGREARYLYRHLLQALLVRRLLVEGYGASAIDNLAKSKTNQELEALLQGGVVLTLTPANPALNFLQEIQQRSAKSAPAPSQSRKVGKADDSNLEKTALPTPSIWTRLVILPGLEVHVRNDFLLPSTHQEQQNLWQRILQSLSSIKKKRFNQ
- a CDS encoding macro domain-containing protein; this encodes MNTPQVTFIPLKNAVCSERAVTLDLIIRITPLSPPAMDQPRPSLNLGFVIDRSGSMEGHNKITYARQAVCYAIDQLSPGDRLSVTIFDDQVQTLIPSTLAKDKAQLKQLVQGVRPGGCTDLHGGWLQGGIQVSQNLNTELNRIILLSDGLANQGETNPDVIATDAHDLAQRGASTTTLGLGDDYNEDLLEAMARSGDGNYYYVADAEQLPTIFERELQGLASTYGNRVTLAATSQAGVQVLDLLNDFELDNQGRSQLPNLIYGNPIDVVVRLKVPALKEEQPLGTVVLSWINGERQEQTVTASFQLPVLTKAEFEALPLNQEVQQQVALMMSTRAKKEAMERVDRGDYGGAGQVLQSARQEIMGANLPMSAPEAAALEDLEEKLNERQFKSYRKMSSAQNYRRNYNRSAGHSDLLYAFQKVPRLGDITKEKVEAIVNSTDRNLSDSGALSRVIHRGAGPELLQACRDLQGCTVGGAKLTPGFNLRANWVIHTVAPKWKGGNHGEEELLISCYQNCLQLAVSHGIRSLAFPAIACGAMGFPSEIAARIALETVSNFLLSNMAIGSVAFVCADKTTLQYYQEAFQRVVAW
- a CDS encoding DUF5615 family PIN-like protein; the encoded protein is MKFLVDAQLPVRLSYLLKSMGYDSVHTKELALRNATPDTEINLISISEQGIVITKDSDFWDSFYIRQQPYKLLLVTTGNIKNKELEDIFIKNLEKITKLFEDYSLIEMSRDTVTVHQ
- a CDS encoding HNH endonuclease; the protein is MAETARAIFRHGSMQALRESVAKVKSLGYLDFTSWKINKDGYLFLTPGKRSELFKLLENSGFFEFHETKISKDSVYQHQVSKFLATGYELYGRGYYARKGEVEIHHLDGNQQNNDPRNLRYVSPGLNYFIARSLRFPYTGNQSNRITESAEEARNMLRLSLKRTLNVRGKRFSQEQLDFLLSLRIEQVQNILDEWYRADNSYNNLINKRVEQFSLTMTAESILGKL
- a CDS encoding DUF433 domain-containing protein, translating into MNKPNLLLQRITIDPAICHGKPCIRGLRYPVETILELLSSGMTIEEILEDYEDLERDDIFAVLAYATKLTQVKSIHKVIV
- a CDS encoding IS5 family transposase encodes the protein MPHDFPKWRTVYGYFQQWHEDGTWKKLNRIFREKVRLKAGRNTHPSAGCLDSQSLKKAGTGQETGYDGGKKVNGRKRTILVDTMGLLLDVVVHGAHRSDHQGLILLGTWFAPLWQCLQVIWTDSTFGGKDFIYWVEHTFGWTLNVVSKKQGQKGFEVLPRRWVVERTFAWFGRYRRLSKDYEYLPTTSETMLYVAMVHLMLQRLA